CACTCTTCCTTCAAGCATATCTTCGGTTCAGTTATTTGCCCTGACAAAACTCAATAGTCAATAACTACTAAATACATtcattttaacaaaaacaattactttGACACAAATTAAACCAATAATCATCACAACACCCCAAATGAAATTACCTCTATTCATAACAACAGGATCTGATTAGTAATTACACAAAAGACATCTAAATATTGCTTCTCTAATCTCGGGAATTATCAGGCTACTTCGAATAATCATACCCTTTAGAGATACCATCCTCTCAACATCTAACACAACCCAAATCAGTACAAATATCCCAAAAGCCAAAAATgggtttaaaaaattgtataagaaGCAAAAAGAGAAACTAACCAGATGGGTTAAGATTTCTCATTGAAGTGGAGCTCTTGGGATTGAAAATCCGAGTTTGAATGTGGTTTTCAAACAAGGGGTTAATTTGTCCCACCATGTTCATCAAAACAATGTCGAAAATCGCCAGCACTTCGAGTGGGTACCTAACCATCTTGGTGTACAAGTCAGGATCATAATCAAACACGTCGCTTATGTTCGTGCCCCAAACAAACGTCGGCCCAGCATCATCGGTGTCGTAGCCCTCACTGCCTTCGGAAGAGGCCGGCGCATCGTCGGTTGTAAACATCGTTTACCATCTCAGATCTGAAACATTGTTTAACATCAATCCTAGCCTCCCTTAACATTGATGCCTCCACCATGTTTGAGAAAATGCCTGAACAAAGTTTCTtcactttctccaaaaaaaaaaaaaaaaagtttcttgaaCCATAACCACTTAACTACCACAGTCCCACCTCACTAACTCAACTAAAACCCTCGTCACGTGTACAGCTACAACTGACCTGGTgtgtaattaataaaattctagCCACTCTCTGTAGGACACGTGGAAATGCTGCGGCCATtaggaaagaaaattaattaaacccaaTTCAGGTGGTGTAGGTGTTCTTGGAGTAGATCATGTTAAAAATGGGTTTCTGTCAAAAATGGGTGAATCTGGTTTCGGCTCGCGTCAGATCTGTTACGTACTCAATCTTGCTCAATGGGCAGCCCCACAGTCTCATCACCCCATCTCGAGGGCTTCGCCAAGGTGATCCCCTCTTgccttatttgtttttaatggtCACCGAAGGATTACATGACTTATTTAAGAAGGctaaagagaatgaaaatattAAGGGGGTCTCTTTATGTGCTGCTGGCCCTTGGGTGTCTCACCTCCTATTCGTGGATGATAGTTTGGTATTTTGTAGAGCTACTATAGCTGAGTGTGTCCAAATTCAATCCTTGTTGTTTATATATGAACAAGCCTCTAGGCAGAGCATAAATAGAGGGAAAACTAGTATTTTCTTCAGCTCAAACACCCCTTACACTCTTCAGAATGCCATCTCTGTCTTTTTAGGTGCTCCGGTGTCCCATCGATATGAGCATTACTTAGGCCTCCCATCACTGGTAGGCAGGGGGAAGAAAAGATCATTTAGCCTCATAAAAGAGAGAATATGGAAAAAACTAAAAGGTTGGAAGAAGAAGCTCCTCTCCCAAGCTGGTTGGGAGATTCTTATTAAGGCGGTGGTTCAAGCAATTCCCACTTACGCCATGTCTTGCTTCAAGCTCCCAAAAGGTTTGATTAAAGAAATTGAGTCtctaattagaaaattttggtgggattACAGAGGGGAGCAGCAGAAAATCCATTAGGTGAGTTGGGAGAAGATGTGTCGTCCCAAGAATGAAGGAGTTTTGGGTTTTCGTGATTTAACCATCTTCAATGATTCCCTCTTAGCGAAGCAGGTTTGGCAGCTTCAGACTTGTGAGAATTCTCTATTTTATAGTGTTCAAAGCTAAGTTTTTCCCGAATTGTTCCATTATGGAGTGTGCCTCATTAAATAAGGCTCAtatgcttggaaaagcattCTTTAATCTCGTCATGTTATCGATGTGGGAGCAGTTTGGAGAATGGGCAATGGTTGTTCTGTCCAGATTAAAGAAGCTAAATGGATTCTCTCTCTACCTGCTGCGAGAGTTATCTCCCCATCT
This genomic stretch from Quercus robur chromosome 4, dhQueRobu3.1, whole genome shotgun sequence harbors:
- the LOC126720774 gene encoding DNA replication licensing factor MCM4-like isoform X2, with product MFTTDDAPASSEGSEGYDTDDAGPTFVWGTNISDVFDYDPDLYTKMVRYPLEVLAIFDIVLMNMVGQINPLFENHIQTRIFNPKSSTSMRNLNPSGQITEPKICLKEECQAMDSMTLVHN
- the LOC126720774 gene encoding DNA replication licensing factor MCM4-like isoform X1, producing the protein MFTTDDAPASSEGSEGYDTDDAGPTFVWGTNISDVFDYDPDLYTKMVRYPLEVLAIFDIVLMNMVGQINPLFENHIQTRIFNPKSSTSMRNLNPSDVERMVSLKGMIIRSSLIIPEIREAIFRCLLCNY